The segment GTCGCCCCGGCCGATGGCGATGGCGGCGCCGATGCCGGCGCGCGCAAGACGTCGCCGCGCTGCGCCGTCAGCGGTGTGTGATCGAAGCGCTCGGCAAATGGGCCGCCCGGCGCCGGATCGGTGCCGGCGGGCGGGCCGCTCGCCGCGCAATCGGTTGCAAAAAGCGCGATCGCGACGAGCGCGGCCGCGGCGACCGTGGCGCCGTGCATCATGATTGTCCTCGTTACTCGACTGCTGTACGCCGCTGGCCCCCGCGCTTTGCCTGGTGTCGATCCCGGAGGCCGCATCCGGCGCCTCGGAACGCCTGCGCGGCCGGAAATGACTTTCCGAATCCGGGATTACCTCGGCTTTACATAATAGGTCTACGCATGCAGTCGCATTATTGAATTGATTATTGCGCGGCAAATATACCCCGAACAGTTTGACAAAAGCTAGGTTGCGTGCAAAATTAAATAGACCATTCAATTTCCCAGTCACCGCGCGCATTGCGCCGTCCTTTTCAATCACCCGAATCGACAAGATGAACCAGCAAGCTGCCGCCCCGCTGCGCGATCTCGCGGGCGAAGTGCTCGGCCTGATCGATCTGAAGCAGATGTTCACCGACATCCACATCGAACAAGACCGCCCCGTCACGATCAAGACGCCGCGCGGCTGGGTCGAGACGAGCGACGAGCCGGTGCTCCTCGACGACATGCGACCGCTGCTCGACGCGATCGACGAGCACTGGGAGACCGCGCTGCGTCAGGGCACGCTCGACCGCCCGTTCGTTCTCACGCGCTGCCGGCTGCGCTGCCACGTGTATCGCGCGGGCGGCGGCCGCAAGATCGTGATCTCGATGCGCCGCCTGCCGCTCAAGCCGCTGCCCCTCGAGGAGCTCGGCCTGCCCGTCTACGTGCGCTCGATGCTCGACAACACGAAGGGCATCATCCTCGTCACCGGCCCGACGGGCTCGGGCAAGACGACGACGATCGCGTCGCTGCTCGAGCACGTCAACGCGACGCGCAACACGCATATCGTCACGATCGAGGAGCCGATCGAATACTATCTGGAGCGCCGCCAGTCGATCATCTCGCAGCGCGAAGTGCCGACCGATACGCCGAATTTCGCGCACGGGCTGCGCGAGGCGCTGCGGCAGAAGCCGGACGTCGTGATGGTCGGCGAGGTGCGCGACGCGCAGACCGCCGACACGCTGCTGCAGGCGGGCGAATCCGGGCATCTCGTGCTCGCGACGATGCACACGGGCAGCGCGGTCAGCGCGCTCAACAAGCTGCTGTCGTTCTTTCCGGGCGAGCAGCGCGACCGGCACGCGGTCGCGCTCGCCGAATCGCTGATCGGCATCGTCTGCCAGAGCCTCGTGCCGAGCGCGGACGGCGAGAGCCTCGTGCTCGCGAGCGAGCTGCTGTTCAACAACAACAACCAGATCGCGAAGCTGATCGCCGATCCGACGAAGCTGCACCTCGTCAACGAGTTCCTGCGGCGCCGAGAGGACAACATGTCGCGCTCGCTCAACGACGATCTCGCCACGCTCGCGGCCCGCAACCGGATCACGCCGAAGGACGCGTTACGGGCGACTTACAACCGGATCGAGCTGAATGAAATGATGCAGTCCATTGTTAACAGATAGTTGACCATTAGCCGCGCGCGCATCCGATCCGGCATTTTTAGCCGTCGATCTAAAATCGAAGAAAAACAATATAAACAAGCCAGGCCCTGCGTTAATTGACTTGCCGAATTAATTAAAATGCGCTTGCCGTCGCGCGGTTAAATCGGGCGCGATCGTCGTTTAATAATGAACGCAATGGGCATCAATTGCCGAGCAGGCGCGTCTGCGTCGTGAGGCCGAGGCCGTCCGGCGGCGGCGAAAGCGCGCGTGACGGCGCACGCGGCCGTGTCGCGGGCTTCGCGGTTTCGGGCAGGCTGGCCGCCGTCACGCGCGGGGTCACTAGGACGAGCCGCTGCTCCCCCCGCCCGGCGGCAAGCGGCAGCGCGAGCGCCGCGCATTCCCCTGCCGCGAGCGTCACGCCGGACACGGTTTCGCGCGACGTCGTTGCGCCCGCCGCCCAGCGCTCGACGATCCGCATGTCGAGCGCGTAGCGGCCCGCCTGCGCGGTCTCGCGCGGCGTGACCCGCATCGCGAAGCCGTTGCGCTGCGCGTCGAGCGAGCGCGCATCGCCGTCGCCCGACGCGACGAACGCCTGCCGCAGTCGGCCGAAATCCGCGCTGCCGTCGGGGAGCGTCAGCGTCGAGCCGTCGGCATCGATCGATGCGTCGCCGTGCGCGGCGAGCTCGGCGACGCGGGCGCGCGTTGCCGCGCAGCCGTCCGGCGCGGCGACAATCGCGACGCGCGGCGCGGATGCGCCGGCGGGTCCGGACGCCTGCGCGCCATCGCGCCACCGCAGCCCCAGCGCGTCGAGCCGCGCGGGCGCGAGCGTCGCGCCGTACGCGTCGATCCGGATCGACGCGGGCAGCGTATCGAGCTGCGCGACGAGCCGTGCGTCGCGCGCCAGCTGGGCAGGTACATCGCGGATCAGCACGGTGTTCGAGCGTGCGTCCGCGTCGATGATCGGCAGCGGCGCGGTGAATTCGCGCACGCCCGGCGCCGCGCGCGGCGCGACGCCGTCCTGCTCGAGCCGGCGGCGCAGCTGCGTCGCCAGCCCGGACAGCGTCGTATCGCCCCCATCCCCCTCATCGCCGCGCACGGTTCGGTCGGCCGCCGCGCGCATGCGCAGCCGGAACGCACGCGTCTCGGTCCGCACGCGCGCCTGCGCGGCCTCGTCGAGCGCGCGCGCGGCGGCAAGCACGAGCGCGACATAGCGCGGCGGGCCGGCAACCCGCACGATCCGCGCCGCGTCGTCGTAGGCGGGCCGCCAGCGCGCGTCGACGATCCGCTGCCGCGCGAGTGTCGCGCGCAGCTCGGCAGGCGTCGCGTAATTGAGCCGCACCGCCGCGCGCTCGAACGCATCGGGCGCGACGAGCTGCAGCACCGCGCCGTCGTAGTACGACGCGAACCCGCAGGTGCGCGCGGCCCAGTCGACGAAGCGCTGCGGCGGCAGCGCTTCGCGCACGTCGAGCCGGCACGGCGCGTGCGGGTCGACGTCGACGGCGACGCCCGAGCGGCGGCTCAACTCGCGCAGCGCGTCGGCGGCGCTCACCGGCCCGACCCGATAGTCGAAGCGCGCGAGCGGCCACGCGAGCGGCACCGCGTGCAGCGCCGGCGCATGGCTCGCGAGCGCGAGCGCCACGGCGGCGGCCGATGCGGCCGCGCGCGGCGTCACGATGCGCGATCCGCCGCTTCCGCGTCCGCGCCCAGGTTCAGGCGATAGCCGGTCGCGTACGCCGCATGCACGGTCCAGCCGATGCCCGCCGCCTTCAGCCGGCTGCGCAGCCGGCTCACGTACATGTCGACGGTGCGGGTCTGCGCGGACGCGTCCGCGCCCCACACGAGCCGCAGCAAGTCCTGCCGCTGCACGACGGTGCCGGGATGCTCGGCCAGGTGCCAGAGAATGTCGAACTCCTTCGTGCTGAACGCATGCGACGCGCTGTCGTCGGACACGCTCAGCGTCGCGCGCGACAGCACGTAGCCGCCGAGCTGCATGCGCCCGCTGTCGACCGACAGCGCCGCGAAGCGCCGCAGCAACGCGCGCACGCGCGCGAGCAGCGTCTGCTTTTCGAGCGGCTTGACGAGGAAATCGTCCGCGCCGGCGTCGAGGATCTTCACGATGTCCTCTTCGTCCGAATGCACGGTCTGGAAGATCACCGGGACGATCGAGCGCGCGCGGCCGCGCACCCACGCGAGCAGCCGCTCGCCGCTCATCCCGGGCAGGTCCCAGTCGAGCAGCAGCAGGTCGGCCCAGCTGTCGCCGAGGAAGCGGCGCGCGTCGAGCCCGTCGTCGAACGCCTCGACGCGGTAGCCCTCGGCCTTGAGCCAGGTGACGAGCAGCGTGCGCTGCACCGGATCGTCCTCGACGACGACGATCTGCTTGGGCTGCTGCACGGTGCGCTGCATGTTCGGTTCGGACATCGTGAAATTAAGGATCATCAAGCGAAAAAAAGGTACGCGCGGGCGCTCAGCCGTCCGGCGCGACGCTCGCGCGCCAGCGCGCGATGCCTTCCGGCACGGCCGGCGGCGCGGCGCCGGCGGCCGGCGCGAGCATCGGCA is part of the Burkholderia ubonensis subsp. mesacidophila genome and harbors:
- a CDS encoding type IV pilus twitching motility protein PilT encodes the protein MNQQAAAPLRDLAGEVLGLIDLKQMFTDIHIEQDRPVTIKTPRGWVETSDEPVLLDDMRPLLDAIDEHWETALRQGTLDRPFVLTRCRLRCHVYRAGGGRKIVISMRRLPLKPLPLEELGLPVYVRSMLDNTKGIILVTGPTGSGKTTTIASLLEHVNATRNTHIVTIEEPIEYYLERRQSIISQREVPTDTPNFAHGLREALRQKPDVVMVGEVRDAQTADTLLQAGESGHLVLATMHTGSAVSALNKLLSFFPGEQRDRHAVALAESLIGIVCQSLVPSADGESLVLASELLFNNNNQIAKLIADPTKLHLVNEFLRRREDNMSRSLNDDLATLAARNRITPKDALRATYNRIELNEMMQSIVNR
- a CDS encoding secretin N-terminal domain-containing protein, which translates into the protein MTPRAAASAAAVALALASHAPALHAVPLAWPLARFDYRVGPVSAADALRELSRRSGVAVDVDPHAPCRLDVREALPPQRFVDWAARTCGFASYYDGAVLQLVAPDAFERAAVRLNYATPAELRATLARQRIVDARWRPAYDDAARIVRVAGPPRYVALVLAAARALDEAAQARVRTETRAFRLRMRAAADRTVRGDEGDGGDTTLSGLATQLRRRLEQDGVAPRAAPGVREFTAPLPIIDADARSNTVLIRDVPAQLARDARLVAQLDTLPASIRIDAYGATLAPARLDALGLRWRDGAQASGPAGASAPRVAIVAAPDGCAATRARVAELAAHGDASIDADGSTLTLPDGSADFGRLRQAFVASGDGDARSLDAQRNGFAMRVTPRETAQAGRYALDMRIVERWAAGATTSRETVSGVTLAAGECAALALPLAAGRGEQRLVLVTPRVTAASLPETAKPATRPRAPSRALSPPPDGLGLTTQTRLLGN
- a CDS encoding response regulator transcription factor, giving the protein MSEPNMQRTVQQPKQIVVVEDDPVQRTLLVTWLKAEGYRVEAFDDGLDARRFLGDSWADLLLLDWDLPGMSGERLLAWVRGRARSIVPVIFQTVHSDEEDIVKILDAGADDFLVKPLEKQTLLARVRALLRRFAALSVDSGRMQLGGYVLSRATLSVSDDSASHAFSTKEFDILWHLAEHPGTVVQRQDLLRLVWGADASAQTRTVDMYVSRLRSRLKAAGIGWTVHAAYATGYRLNLGADAEAADRAS